ACGAGGCCAGGATCGTCGTCCCGATCGCCAGGATCGCCCAGACGGACGACTCGAGGCCGTACCCCAGGCCGGAGAGGAGGAACGTCGCGGGTCCGGTCTTCGTCGAGTAGGCCATCTCGGTGACCGCGCCCTTGTCCGAATGCGTGAACTGATCGGTCAGCCACTTGATGAACAGCGCCAGCACCAGGCCCGTGAGGAGCGCGAAGAAGAACCGCCAGTCGGTTGTCCGCGTCCGGGGATCCGTCAGGTAGAATGCGTTGACCAGCCCGAACCCCACGATCGCGGCCCCCGCGGAGATCCACAGCCCGCGCGTGATCGGGCTCATCGGGTTGCGCGTCTCGCTGCCGGCGCGCACGGCCCAGGTGCCGATGATCGACGCGAACACGCCGACCGCCTGGACGAGGAGCGGGAACAGGATGAGCTTCAGCGCGAACGCGGACGCCCCGGCCCCGTAGAGCGCGCGGAAGTGCGGGTCGAGCAGCGCGCCCGCGCCGAGAATGATTGCCGCGACGAGCGTGACCTCGTACGATTCGAAGACGTCTGCGGCCATCCCCGCGCAGTCGCCGACGTTGTCGCCCACGTTGTCGGCGATCGTCGCCGCGTTCCGCGGATCGTCCTCGGGGATGCCCACCTCGACCTTGCCGACCAGGTCCGCGCCGACGTCCGCGACCTTGGTGTAGATCCCGCCGCCGATCCGCATGAACGACGCCACCAGGGATCCGCCGAATCCAAATCCGATCAGCACCCGGGTCGCGTCTCCGCGGAACAGCACGAAGATGATCGTCGCGCCGAGGAGGCCCAGGCCGACGGTGAACATGCCAGACACCGTGCCCGCCTGGAACGCGGTCTCGAGCGCCTCCTTAAAACTGCGCGTGGCGGCGTAGGCCGTGCGCACGTTGCCGTGTACGGCCAGGTTCATGCCGACGTACCCGGCGCCGTAGCTGGCTAGGCAGCCCATCAGGAACGCTGCGGCGATGCCGACCGCGAGTGTGGGCGTGGCGTAGATGGGCAGGTAGAGCACGAACAGCGCGATCGTGATCGCGATGATGAACACGGACATCGTCCGGAACTGACGCCGGAGGTACGCCCGCGCTCCCTCCTGGATGGCCGCCGCCACATCCTGCATCGACGCGGGGCCCGCGCTCCGCCGCAGCACCCGCGCCCTCAGCCACCATCCGTAGGCGAGGGCAACCGCCGCCGCGGCCCCTACGAGCCACAAGAGAAGGGACTCGAGGCCTCCGAACGGCGGCAGTGTAACGCTGGATTCACTCATCAGAAAGCCTCCTTGCCCTGATCTGCGTGGAGCGCGGCGCCCTCTATGATACCAGGGCAAGGCAGGGCCATTCAAGAAAAATTGCCGTCCGAACGAGGAAAACGGGCATTTTTCGCCTGTTTTGAAGCGCAGAGCCGGATTTCGGCGGTGCGGCCCTCTGGTGTGGGCCCGGCGCGCGAAGCGCTCGTTTAGAGCATTGATCCTTGCTTATCCTTTCAGGGGTCCGGGGGCCAAAAACAAAATTTCAATCGGTAAATTACGCGAGGACCCGCGCCGCCGGGTGGTCCGATGGGGTGCGAGTGGGTCAGAGAACGGACGCCGTGACCGCCATTCAGGGCACTGGCCCTCTGCATAACCAACAGCCGCGGGGCGACGCCTTCGGACGTAATTGTGCGTTCGACGTCGAGTCACTCAGGGATCGGCTTCGCCGCGCAGGAACACTTAGTGCCCGGAGGGCGACGGCACGATGTCGACCTTGGCCCTGGTGTCGATCCCATGTTGCATAAAAAACCCCTGATTGACCTCCAGGGCGTACCGGTACTTCGCCTTCGGGCCGTATGTCGGGATTTCGTCGCTCGACGGATCGGAGGCAACCGGCATGTCGAACAGGCCGACGATGCGCAGCTTGCTGTCCATGAAGGCGATCGACAGCGGAATCAGAGTGTTCTTCATCCAAAACGGCACGTTCGTGTCGTCTCCGAAGACGAACAGCATCCCCGCGTCGCCCGCGAGGGAGGTGCGGCACATCAACCCGGTCTCCCTCGAGGCTTCGGAGTCTGCGATCTCGACCTGGACGCGCGTGGTTTGCCCGCGCTCGGCAAACGTGACGACGGCGTGGTTGTAGGTGAACGTCGGGACGGTGCAGTCCGCATCGGCACGCGGGCTGGTTGAACCGAACACTGCCAGCACGCAGGCGGCGGTCAACACCACGGTCAGTCTTCGCATCCGGTCCTCCTACGCGTGGTGGCCGACGCCGGCCGTGCGATGCCGCCGCATCAGTGTAGCATGCCGTCGAGCCACGCGAGGATCCGGGGCACGGCCGGATTGTCCGCGGCGTCCTCGATGTCGAGATGCGTGAATCCGGGAAAGATCTCGACCTGCACCTCGGCGGGAGGCGTCGCAATGTGGGCCCGATAGAACGCGGTTGTTTGCGGCCGCCGGAGAAGCCCGTTCCCGGCCCCGAGGATCAGCACAGGCAGCTTCGTATAGCGAATCTGCGTCAGGCTCGCGAACCGGCGCGCGAACTCGTCGCTGGTGTCGAGCCCGGCGGCGAGCCCCAGGTCAAGCACGAGCCGCCACGGGACGTACCACTGGGTGAAGTCGGCACCGGGCCGCAGCATGGCGGTGACCAACGTGCGCAGATCGACCCGCCCGCGCGGCTGGCTGCGATCGTAGGGAATCCACTGGATCAGCGCGTGGCCCGGCGCCGGCCGGCCACTGGCCAGGTCGAGCAGGCCGTCCCGGTTGATGTTCGCGGGGTCGGCGATGCGCTTGAAGACGCCGAGCGGCACACCGATCGACGCGCGCACAAACAGGTCGGGCTGCGTCTGATCTGACAGGATGCCCCCCAACAGGGCCTCGTTGGTGATCTCGAGTCCGTTCCTGGGGGCGAATGGAAGATGGCTCGCCTCGCTCGGGCGCAGGTACGCGTACGTCGCAACCACGTCGAGCAGGACGCTGTCCTGCGGGCGTGCGACCTCTTCCAGATCCGAGAACGGCGACGCGAGGCGGCGGATGAGCGCGCGGACGCCGGGGATGCGGGGGAGCAGCGGTATGCTCACGCCGTCCAGGTACTGGCCGCCGGTGAGACGCGGGATCAGCGACAGCGGGATTCCGTCAATGAGCAGGAGGCCACTGATGTCGCGCGCGCCGGCTCCCGGGGACGGCGCGGGGACGCCGTTGGCCAGCGGGACGGGGTCGGGTCCGGGGAGTCGATCGAAGTCGTACCCGGCGTACAGCGCCGAGAGGATGCCGCCCAGCGAGTGACCGCCGAGGACGATGCGCGCGCCGGGGTCCCGGCGGTGCGCCGCTTCCACGAGCGCGTGTACATCCCGCAGATGGACGTCGAGCCCCCAATACGCCGCGTAGGTCGCGGCATCGGCGGCGAGCGGATGGTACGTGTTCCCGTCGATCGGCATGCCGCCATAGTAGTAGCTCAGGGAGAAGTCCGGGTTCTCGTACGCGAGCGCCGCGACGACGCCGCGGCGATCCTGCAGCAGCGTGGCGCGAGGCGCCTCGACCCACACCTCGAGGTGGGCGTCGCGCGCAACGAGCTGCCGGGCTAGAATGTCCAGGGTGTTGGGTCCCGAGTTGAGGCCCGGGATCAGCAGCAGAATGACCGTGGGCGGGGGCGCGCCAGGCGCGAAATACCGGAAGGCCACCGCGTGGTTGTAGGGCTCGGGGGTGTGCGTCTCCTGTGCGCCCTGGACGTCCACGATCGCACGCACGACCGCGTCCGGGGACGGCTGTGCCTGGCCGGTGCCGCCGAGCGCGGCGCTGAGCAGAAGAACGAGCAGCAGCCCGATGCCGAGCCGAACGCCCATGTGTGGGAATACGTTTGGGGACGGGGAGGAAATGCCCTGCAACGCCGCGAACCCAGTGAGCCCCGTGGCTGACTATGACGTGATCGTGATAGGCGCCGGGCCCGGCGGTGCGGAGTCCGCGCGGACGGCCGTTCGCGCCGGGCTGCGCACGCTGCTCCTCGAGGAACACCCGACGGTGGGCGTCCCCAGCCACTGCACCGGCAAGCTGTCGTTCCACGCGTTCGACGAACTGGAAATCCCCCGCACGCTCGCGCACACGGCGGTCAGCGCGGCTGTGCTCTATTCGCCGAGCGGGGTCGCGGTGCGGGTCCGGCGGTCCACCGTGGACTCATATGCGGTGGATCGGATCGTGTTCGACCGGTGGGTTGCGCAACGGGCGCAAGAGGCCGGCGCGGAGCTGGTGACCGGGGTCCGGGTGACCGAGGCGGCGCGGGTCAACGGCAGCGTCGCCGTCCGGGGCGCGCGCGCCGGCCGCACGTTCGAGGCGCGCGCGCCTCTCGTGATCGACGCGGAGGGATCGGCCCCGCGCCTGCTCGAGATGTTGGGCGTCGCGATTCCCCGGCGGCACGCGTTCGGCCTGCAGTACCAAATCCGCGGCATCGGCGGCGTGGAACAGGACACGCCCGAGATGTTCTTTGGCGACGACGTCGCGCCGGGCTTTTTCGCGTGGCTGATGCCGGTGGGAAACGACACGAGCCGCGTTGGGCTCGCCGTGGATCCTCAACGGACGCCGCGCCGGCCGGTGTGGTACCTTGAGCGGCTCCTCGCGTCTCATCCGGCTATGCGCGGCCGCATGGCGGGCGTCGTGATCGAGCGGAAGGTGGCCGGTCGGATTCCGCTGCTGACCGGGACGGCGACGACCAGCGCCGATCGCGTGATCGTCGTCGGTGATGCGGCGGGGATGGTGAAGGCAACGTCTGGCGGCGGCATCTACTACGCGATGACCGCCGGCCGGATCGCCGGTCAGATGGCCGCACGGTACGTCGGCGGGGACGGCACAGCGCTCAGCGCGTACGAGCGCGGATGGCGGCGTCGCATCGGACGCGAAGTCAGGTTCACGGCGTTCAGCCGGCGCGCGATCAACCGACTGTCCGACGCGGAGCTCGACACCGTCATGCGCGTCATCGCTGAGAGCCCGCGGATCCTCGCGAGCATCGCGGACGCCGGTGATACCCAGTTTCAGTCCAAGTTGTTCGGCCCGTTGCTGCGCGGCCTGAGCGCGGCGATGGTCCGTCGCCCGGTCGTCGCCCCGCTCGTCGTCAAGGCGTTGGTGCAGGGTATGTTCGCGCAGATGTAGGGGTTCGCTCGGTCCAGCGACTCGGCGCTGCGTTGCGCCGGGAGCGTCGTCGCGCTCGCGCAGTCGGCCAGGGTGCACGAGCCGGTCCCGATCGCTTTGGCCTTGCGAGTCTCGCGCTTCGCCCATCTCGTCGGCGTGACCCCGGATGCCCGGAGCGATGCGGAGATTCCAGACCCGGTGTGCGCGCTTCTGTTCGGGTGCGGACCTTGGAACCCGTGTGCATGCGTAAGGAGAGAGGGCCCCCGGACGATCACCGGATGCCCTCTCGTCTCACTCTTTGGATGCGACGCGGGTCGATCGTCGCCGTATCGCGTGCGCGCCGCTGCCCCGGCGCGCTTCCTGAAGTGGAACCCTAATGCTTGGGTCTCAGGTCCGCGCCAAACGACCGCCGCAATGTTCTGCCGGACGGCTTTTTGACCTCTCCGAGGGACCGATCCCACGGAAACGGCCCCGCCTGGGCTCCGGGGGCCACCATCTGGCTCACCAGATCGATCTTGCGCGGTTTGGCGTTTCGTGTGCTGCCCGTCTGTCGTTGGTCTCTGCGCATCCCCATCCTCCTCGTCAACCGTGAAAGGACACTACAACCAGTTTAGCATGGCGACGCGCCCACGCGGTCCACGGCGCCGGCCGGCGGCGGCGTCTGCCCGGCGAAACGCACGGGACCGAGATCTAGGGATGTTCTGTGACTGGGGTGCGCGCGAGGAGCGC
This is a stretch of genomic DNA from bacterium. It encodes these proteins:
- a CDS encoding NAD(P)/FAD-dependent oxidoreductase; the encoded protein is MADYDVIVIGAGPGGAESARTAVRAGLRTLLLEEHPTVGVPSHCTGKLSFHAFDELEIPRTLAHTAVSAAVLYSPSGVAVRVRRSTVDSYAVDRIVFDRWVAQRAQEAGAELVTGVRVTEAARVNGSVAVRGARAGRTFEARAPLVIDAEGSAPRLLEMLGVAIPRRHAFGLQYQIRGIGGVEQDTPEMFFGDDVAPGFFAWLMPVGNDTSRVGLAVDPQRTPRRPVWYLERLLASHPAMRGRMAGVVIERKVAGRIPLLTGTATTSADRVIVVGDAAGMVKATSGGGIYYAMTAGRIAGQMAARYVGGDGTALSAYERGWRRRIGREVRFTAFSRRAINRLSDAELDTVMRVIAESPRILASIADAGDTQFQSKLFGPLLRGLSAAMVRRPVVAPLVVKALVQGMFAQM
- a CDS encoding sodium-translocating pyrophosphatase is translated as MSESSVTLPPFGGLESLLLWLVGAAAAVALAYGWWLRARVLRRSAGPASMQDVAAAIQEGARAYLRRQFRTMSVFIIAITIALFVLYLPIYATPTLAVGIAAAFLMGCLASYGAGYVGMNLAVHGNVRTAYAATRSFKEALETAFQAGTVSGMFTVGLGLLGATIIFVLFRGDATRVLIGFGFGGSLVASFMRIGGGIYTKVADVGADLVGKVEVGIPEDDPRNAATIADNVGDNVGDCAGMAADVFESYEVTLVAAIILGAGALLDPHFRALYGAGASAFALKLILFPLLVQAVGVFASIIGTWAVRAGSETRNPMSPITRGLWISAGAAIVGFGLVNAFYLTDPRTRTTDWRFFFALLTGLVLALFIKWLTDQFTHSDKGAVTEMAYSTKTGPATFLLSGLGYGLESSVWAILAIGTTILASFTIFQGDLALAGYGIALSGLGLLTMTGYILAMDTFGPIVDNANGIYEMSGIAHDRGAGTGVDAGYIVAQLDQAGNTTKALTKGFAIASAVLAATALFRSFVGQANLLASAEGLQATLAQGGATAAAALERIGIQVNLPLIFIGLLIGGAVPFLVSAFLIRAVGRSAFQIVEEVRRQFREIPGIMEGTGKPQYDRCVDIATLAAQRELASPAVVAICAPIMVAMALGAAPLGAFLAGAILTGQLMAVFMANTGGAWDNAKKKIEDGFLGGKGTEYHKAGVIGDTVGDPMKDTAGPALNPLIKVMNLVSILIAPVTIAPINVGVRVAVVVITLGLMAWAVAVNRRSAFKPQDIEAAARMMPAAHAATPLAPSGKHP
- a CDS encoding DUF192 domain-containing protein, translated to MRRLTVVLTAACVLAVFGSTSPRADADCTVPTFTYNHAVVTFAERGQTTRVQVEIADSEASRETGLMCRTSLAGDAGMLFVFGDDTNVPFWMKNTLIPLSIAFMDSKLRIVGLFDMPVASDPSSDEIPTYGPKAKYRYALEVNQGFFMQHGIDTRAKVDIVPSPSGH